ATCGTCCTGGAAATAGGTCCGCCCCTCCCGCAAGGCCTCCAGCACCATGGTCCGGTCCCCCTGGGCGGGCCGGTTCAATTCCTGGAAAGAGGCTTCCCGCAGGCAGCGTTCTGCGGCGATCCATGACGCCAGGGAGGTCCGCTCGCCTCCGCCGACCCGCACCAGGCGTAGCCGCAAATGGTGGACCCATTGGAGTCCCTCCGAAAGGTCCTCGGGCCAGGGCCCCAGGTCCGCCGCCGAGGATCGGGGAAAGCGCCGGGAAAGGTAGGTGTCCTCATCGTCCCATTGGAAGAAGGCCATCCACCGCACCTGGGCGGGATCCAAAGCCGGATTCCCGCAGGCGTCGAAGGGATAGGCCGCCACGGCCAGGGTCCGGTCGTTGGAGGCGATCCGGTCGGCGAAGAGGACGGCGCCGGGACCCTGCTCCTTCGCCAGGGGCGCCAGGGCCTGGTAGGCCTCGTAAAAGGGATAGGTCTTGAAGTTCTTCGCCCAATCCCCCGTATTTCCCCAGGCGGAAGGATAGACCTTGAAAAGGTGGAAGGCGGAGAGACTTGTGATGGCCAAAAGAAGGGCGGCCAGGAGCCAGGGCCTTTGAACGGCCGGGCGGCCGGCCAAAAGCACCGAAGCCCCCCGGGCCGCGGCCACGAGCAGGAGGGGAAGCAGGGGGATGATCCGGAAGGTCTCCAGGTCGTGGGTGAGCAGGCCGGGCAAGAGGAAGATCGGGATGCCCAGGAGCACCCAAAGGGCCAGGCCACGGCGTTCGCGGAGCATTCCGGCCAGCCCTAAAAGCGCGAGTGCGCCGGTCAGGGGATCGAGCAATCCACCCCAATAGGGTTTGTAGGCGAAGTAGTCCAGATGAAGTCCCCAGAGAAGGGCGTCCAGATAGAGGCCCATGGAGTGGAAAGGTCCGCCGCTCCCGGCGGTCGGTGCCGTGAGGTCATGAAGGTAATCGCCATAGGACGAGCGCAGGACGGCGAGAAACAACGGGAATGGGATCAAAAGGACGGGCAGCAGGAAACCCGCAAGGATCGGCGTCCTGGGCTCGCGGGAAGGAAGACCCCGCAGGATCTTGAGGAAGGCCAAGGCCGTGAGGAGCGCCACGCCGGGCCAGTGCAGGTGGGTGTAGAAACCCGAACCTACGACCCCGCCCAAGAGCAGGGCGCGGGAAATTCCCGGGCGCCGTTGGAAGAAGGCGAGGGCGACCCAGGCCAAAAGTTCCCAGACCAGCACCAGCAGGCCTTCCACGGTGAAATGTCCCGCATAGAGGGGCCAGAAGCCCAACGCGCCGAAGGCCGCGGCCAGGAAGGCTTGTGATCGGCCCAGGGCCAGGCGGGCCGCCAGGGCTCCCAGTCCCAGGGCCGCCAGCGACAGCACCAGCGCGAAACCGCCGATGGCCGGGAGGGAGGGGGGAACGAGACGAAGGAAAAGGGAGAAGAGCCAGTAAAAGAGAGGGGGCAGCTGGTTGTATCCATAAAGAAGTTTCCAGTCCCAATGAAGGTCCTGCCGCAGGGCGAAATAGGCGGTGCGGCCTTCATCCAGGTTGGGCCAGGGAGAGAGGTCGCCCGAGCCGTGGAGCCGCAGGAGCAGGCCGCTTAAGAACAGGGCACCCCAAGTCCCAAGGGGGATGGCCCGGAAGGGTTCCGGATCCTTGCGCCCTTTGTCGGTTGCCGGCGTCCGGCAACCGAAAAGGAAAATTCCCAGGACGCCGATCTCCAAAAGGACTTGGATGATGAAAGGGACCGGGACCCAGGCCCGAAAGGCCAGGAGGGCGGCCAGTCCGAGGAAGATCCATTCGGTCCTAAGGGTCCGGTGGGAAAGGGTCATGGGGCGGCTCCGCCGGTCTTGGCCCCGCCCAGGTCGCGGAGGCGTTGGGCCGCGTCGGTCAGGTCCAGCGGCGCGCGACGGGCCTTTTGGAAGAGGGCTTTCGCCTCGGCTGGGCGGCCCTGGAGCATTTCCAGCACGCCTCCCTCCCGCAAAAGATGGGCGGCGGGGTAGCCTTCCCGCGCGGCCCTTTCCAGGTCCTGGACGGCTTCGGTCCATCCGCCGGTCCCTCCCTTGACGCGGACGTCGGCCAATTTTTCCCAGTAGCAGGCCCGCAGATAAGGGTCGCCCTGGAAGGCGGGCTCGATCTTTTCAAGCGCCCGGATATCCCCTTCCATCGGATTTCCCATCACGTAGCAAAGATGCCGGTCCAGAAAAGGTTCCAGGGCCTGTTGGGCCTCGACCCAGTGCCGCAGGGTCCCCGCCGGGACCCCTTGGGTGGGAAAGAG
This bacterium DNA region includes the following protein-coding sequences:
- a CDS encoding glycosyltransferase family 39 protein, with protein sequence MTLSHRTLRTEWIFLGLAALLAFRAWVPVPFIIQVLLEIGVLGIFLFGCRTPATDKGRKDPEPFRAIPLGTWGALFLSGLLLRLHGSGDLSPWPNLDEGRTAYFALRQDLHWDWKLLYGYNQLPPLFYWLFSLFLRLVPPSLPAIGGFALVLSLAALGLGALAARLALGRSQAFLAAAFGALGFWPLYAGHFTVEGLLVLVWELLAWVALAFFQRRPGISRALLLGGVVGSGFYTHLHWPGVALLTALAFLKILRGLPSREPRTPILAGFLLPVLLIPFPLFLAVLRSSYGDYLHDLTAPTAGSGGPFHSMGLYLDALLWGLHLDYFAYKPYWGGLLDPLTGALALLGLAGMLRERRGLALWVLLGIPIFLLPGLLTHDLETFRIIPLLPLLLVAAARGASVLLAGRPAVQRPWLLAALLLAITSLSAFHLFKVYPSAWGNTGDWAKNFKTYPFYEAYQALAPLAKEQGPGAVLFADRIASNDRTLAVAAYPFDACGNPALDPAQVRWMAFFQWDDEDTYLSRRFPRSSAADLGPWPEDLSEGLQWVHHLRLRLVRVGGGERTSLASWIAAERCLREASFQELNRPAQGDRTMVLEALREGRTYFQDDPWKVSVYGDQLAAFELEAGQAGAARGTLERTLRSGLRRAALLHRLAVLQVKGGEYKKACGNFLEAGRLDPLFKPPPGLLDRLRRGSPPPGSVPEKEQSPGTAR